From the genome of Streptomyces sp. NBC_01304:
CGCCCGTGGATCGTCGATCCGCCGCCACCAAAACGTTGTTGATCACGGCGTGCCGTTCCGTGTACCCCTCGAAAAAACCCGAACACGCGGTACCGGGAGTTCCGGATATGAGCCACCGGGTGCCTCCCGTCCCCGCAGATGAAGTCCGCGTATGTGAAGGCGCACGGCCTCGGCGGGGCGATGTTCTGGTCGCTGGACGGCGACACACCCCACAGGGAACTCGTACGCACCGTCGACCGCGCACTGGGCAGGTAGCACGCACGGCCTGCCACGATGCACACCCAATCCAGGTCCCACCTTGGTCGGCGAACTAGGGCTTGCCGTCCTATCGCCCCGGCGGTGTTCCTGGCGCGGGAAGGTCGACGACGCGGGCGAGGGCGGCTGTGACGGGAGCGCAGTGGCCAGGAAGGTGTCCGGTGGACCAATCGGCTGCCAGCGCGAGAAAGTCGGCCAGGTCGCGCTCGGCACCGGCGAGCAGGTTGCGTAGCTCGGAGACGGGCAGCTCGATCACCGGACTCTCGCTCTGCTCCGCGTTGACAGTGAGCCGGACGGTGTCGCCGAAGCGCTCGGCAACCGGTGAGACGGGGGCATGGCCGAAACCGACCAGACTGCCGTCGTCGAGGAACTGGTGCCAGTCGCGCCAGTCCTCCAGTCCATCACAGCAGCCAGGTAGGAACGTGACGCCTGTGGAGTTGTCGGTCACCCGCAGGCCGCCGGCGGCGAAGAGGTTGTCGAACGTCAGCAGTCCGTGAAGGAACGAGTCAAGTGCGTCGGCCGGACGAGGCGGGCGGTCGCCGTCGGGGTCGATGTCATTGCAGTTGGCGATACGCATCACTGCCGCACCGACCTCAGCGGGCGAGAGCTCGCCGCTGAGAGGCAGGAAGCCGAACGGCTCGACCTCGGCGACAGGCCAGAGGTCGAAGCCATCAGGGGGACATATCTCCAGCACGGGCTGCATCGCGATCACCGGGCGAAGTGTTCCGCATCCCCCGCCTGTATCGCCTCGCGATTACGCCGAGCGCTCTCATCGCCGCCAAGGCCGTTGAGCGCTTTCGGTTGTGCCGGTCCCGAGCGGATACGGGTGCACTCCGACACCGCCTCAAGCCCTGGCACGGCCTGGCCACGTAAACGGACAAACTGGCGATGCTTGCCAGGCCGCACTCCACCTCGCGAGCATCCTCGTCTGAACGCGAAGGTGATGAACGAGGTGGGGCTCAGTACCACCAGTCGATGTCTTCGCTGATGTCGGCCTTCGGCACAGTCACCGCGCCGAACCAGGAGGGATGGCCATGGTGGTCCATGGCCTCCGCCACTTCGTGGGGCCATGAGCCCAAGCTGGGCCCAGCCCAGAAAGCACGCCTGGTCGTCGTGTACAGCGTCACCGGCAACAGCCGTGACCGGCTACGACCAGACATCGCAGACGTTGGAGCACGGAAATCTCGGGCGATCTGGCCCCTGGGACAGGGATGGTGGGCTGACTAGTCTGCGGAGGATGACGGAGCACCCAGGATTCGGCGCGATGCTGACGCGCCTGCTGGACAAGCGAGAGCTCAGCGCTCAGGGACTGGCGGACCGCGCCGGGCTGGACGCCGACGAAGTCCGCGCGGTACTCGCCGGAGGCAGCCCCGGCAAGGAGTTCCTGCGGCAGGTCGGGCCTGAACTGGGCTTCCACGCCGTCGATCTGTTCATCCTCGCGAGGCTGGCGGTCCCGGACGAGATGGCGCCGCTCGACGCCTCGGCCGCGACGTGGGTGAAGTCCACGGTGACGGATGCGGTGCTCCTCCCCGAAGCGAACCGTCTCGAACTCCTCCGGCTGGTCCGCGCACTGCCACAGGAGAAACGGCGTTCCAGCTTCGCCCCGAAGCTGCTCGCCCCCCTGGCCGGCGGTCCAGGTGCGTGGGTCATCCGCATGCTCCAGTACCGCAACCTGAACTGGTTGGGCATAGCGATGACGCTCGGGCTCGTGACGCCCACGTACTTGTCGGCGTCCACCTACGGAATGATCGGTTCTGATCGCGAGGAGCTGACCCCCCGCTTGGTGACCGACTTCGCTGCCCTGCTGGCGATCGACGCCCGTGATCTGGCCACGCTGACGGATGTCGTCCTGTCTGGGGTGCCACCGCCTCCGCCCCCAGCGGCAGCGGATGCAGCCACGCTGCTGTGGGAGATGCGCCGCCTGTCCGCTGCCCAAGCACAACACACCTCCGATGTGGCCCACTCCATGCGGGGAGCCTCCCGCGACGGGGACCAGGTCGGCTGAGCACCGCACTCCGTCGCTTCCCCGATCAGGCTGAGAGGCACAGAGCCTGGGGGCGTCTGAAGTCGTGCTCACGCGTGCGGCGATGGGAGGTGGCAACCGGGAGGATTTGGTGTGGCTTCCCGCACCACTTCGCGTGACGTGGTCAAGGAAGGCCCGGGCGGCCGGAGCGCAGTCGTCGAGGCGGTCATGCGGGGCTGGTTGCGGCGGGACTTGTGGTGCCTCATTGGACACCTGGGTGAGGGCGGTCTCGACCGGGCGTGGAAGGCGCACGACGAGGCGCTGGGCGTCCATGTCGAGAGGTCTGTAAATCGTACGCAGGGGCGCTGACGCGGGCCTCACCTGTGCCGTACGGTGCTCGCGTGACACGGGGTGGGGTCGGAGACCGTGGGCAGGAGCTGGTCCTCAGGGGCCGCCGAGGCACTGCACGGTTCAAGGGGAAGAGCCTGTCGGTCGACCGGGCGGGGGTACGGCTGAGCATCCCGCCGCACGCCGTCGAGGCCGTCCGGGCGGCAGGCCGCAAGGGCGCGGACGTTGAGATCGTGCTGACGGCGGTCAAGGGCGCAAACCCCACGGTGCACACGGTCCGCGCCCCCAACGCCCGCGCGGCGACGGATTTCGCCCAGGCCGTCAACGCGGCCCTGCCCGCCCGGGACCGAGCAGCGCGCCAAGTGGACGGGGCGGCGCTGGTGAAGACGACGGCCATACCGCCGCGGCCCCGGAAGCAGCGCGCCTGGACGCCCCGGGACGAGCCCGAGCGCTGGCTGTTCGGGGGTCTCTTCGTGCTGGGCGCGGCCGTCCCCCTGGCGCGAGGGATGTGGGAGATGGCACTCCTGTGGACGGCCACGTACGCCGCGTACGGTGCCCTCGCCGCCATCGCTGTACTCGTCTGCCGGGCGACGAAGTCCTGGTGGGTACTGCGCCGCCGGGGCATCACGGTGACCGCCACATACGACCGCACCGAGTGGGGCTACGGCGAGGACACCACCAGCACCAAGGTGTTCGTCTTCACCGACGGCAACGGCAACAAGGTCGACTACCGGGGCGGCGGCCGCCTGGTGGGAACGGATCCCGACCAGATCGAGGTCACCTACGACCCGGACAACCCGCAGCAGGCCAGCGCACGCTACGGCCCGGCGGCACGGGCCGGGCTCCTGCTGGTCTACGTCACGCTGGGTATCCCCGTCACCCTCGCGTGCATCGCCTACCCGTTCGTCTACTTCGCGATGGTGTTCCACGTGCTCTGAGAGGTCGCCTTCTCCCGCTGTTTCATCCTTTTGATTCCCTGATGTCGGATCGCGCCAGGAGATGGCGCCTTGGCCGGTGAGGCGGCGGCCCATCAGGTCGGTCACGGCCAGGCGGATCATGGCTCCGGAACGGGTCGGGAGGGTTTCGCAGTCGCGGGCCAGGCGGCGGGTGAACATCAGCCA
Proteins encoded in this window:
- a CDS encoding glycoside hydrolase family 18 protein, giving the protein MKSAYVKAHGLGGAMFWSLDGDTPHRELVRTVDRALGR